The nucleotide window TTCTCAAAAGAAGCTGGAGGTACAGCCCAATATTCCTTATAAGTTCCCAGTATTCCCTTATAAGTCTCAGAGACagtctttcctttctcctcgTTAGTCTTTACTCCTATTTTCTGTATACCAACTTCATCCTGTCATCTATTCTGAGAATATCTATCCTAAAATTACTAGTAACTTTAAGAGAGCTATTACTTAGCACCAGATGTTTGTTTAGGCATTGCTCTGTTGTAGGAAACTGCATGTTTGTCCACAAGTTGCACTTAAATTAGAGCTACAGACCAGTGAGACTAAAGCCAGCCTCATTTTAATGCTCAATACATTGAGGTCCAACTCATTTTTCTTACAGATGAGCTGTATCCTGCTTGTCTATTCACAGAGAATCTCGCACCAAATCACTTCCAGTCTGTCCCTGTTCCACAGACAAAAGCATCTGTGTCCCCAGCAGTTGCAGGTATAGCCTAGATTAGAGACATTATCGCTGACAGAACAGCAAATAACAGCAGAACTAGAATTTAAAGTTTAGAATCAAATTTGTATTTATCTTCCAACATCTTAGAACAAtctggtggtttttttgtttttttgttttgttttgtttttttactatATGGCCTTGCATAGCAGCCTTCAGCCATTAGTGCTTTGCACTTTCAATTGTTGAAGCACAAATTTAGTATAACTATACTTTTTTGGAGAATTAACTAAACATCTTAAGTTTCCAAATTAAGGGTTGCAAGGGAACACCATGAAAGCTACACCATTCATGCAGAAGAATAATCTGACTGCAAGCACAGAGTCTTCAGGGACTCAAGAAATGTAAGCACAGGTGGTGTTGTTCATCTAGAAGTAGATGCATTAAAAGACAGAATTCCATTTGTGAGAACTGCATTCCCAGGCCAGCATGCATTCCCTTGAATAAGGCAGTACAGTAGTATTCAAGTAAATTTGTGCAGTTCATCCAGTGGTGTTCAGGTTTTTGGAATCCTGGAAGGAATGAGAAAACCCACCTATAGAAAATAGATCCATGTCAAGCCTGATGTGGATTGCAGAAGTCTCCGTTGCTCCACACTTCACATTTAGTTTGTAGACAAGTTCAAGTTTCTCCCACAGTAGCAGATCTCTGAGCACTAACAAATTTTGATGAAATCTGCCTTATTTTACAGTGCAGCAAGCATGAGGCAGTTTCTGCAAAGCCCCTCTTGACAACCACATGGAAAGCAGATACAAATGAAGATCACACAGCTCATTAGCAGAAAGGTAGCAGTAGCCTTGCTCCTCCGTCACTGGGAGCTGTACTGAGACCTCATGAAAcaagaaagatgggaaaaaatacCTGTGAAACAAATGAGATTAAAATCTCCAGTACAAGGCTAGTCTTGGACAGACCCAACAGCAAGTCTGGgacatgcagcagcagcaccgagccTGGCCACCCTCATGTACTCACCTGGTGCTGGATTCCTCATAGGTCAAGGCATGGCAGGCACTCACCAGCGGAAAACtactgcagcagctcttccccagTTTGACAGGCAGTTTGCAAGTTAAACATGATACAAATACACACTCAATTTTTCCACACAGAAATCTGAATTCCAGTACTAGTTCCAGTCAGACAGCTGGGAAGGTCAAAAAGGGTATTACTTCAAGCAGTTTCTTGCTTTTGAAGGATGCACATAAGATATCCCTATTTGTGAGTGATATGATCGTGGCTGACCTCTCAGAGGTCACATGGCAGACCTCTAACTTGGAGACACATTGCTAGACTAAAAGCAAGCCTTAAGCAATCACCCAGACACCATCTGCTGAATTTCTCTAAACTTTATTGGCACTGTAAAGAACAGGGTATGGATTTTTAACAACTCCTccaaacaggggaaaaaaaagccttaacaTCAAGGTTCTCTTTGCAGATAACCACATGGACCCATTAATTACTCCACAACCCTAAGGAATTGACATTTTATTATAATCCAATAAAAAGActggtcaaaaaaaaagaacaaaacaaaaaaaaccaccacaccataatttacagcaacaacaaaaaagataaagCCAGGCAAACACTTGATAAGgtatttccctccccccccacccccattaGGAGTAGTTAACCAATTAAACTGGGAcatggagaggaagaaaaaaattcactgtattttaacagataaaaaaatGTGCCTACAAATCTCAACATAATACTGAAAGCTTCTTACATTAGTTTTCTTGCAAAATATCATTTCTTTACAATACAGTATACATTTCCAAGGGAAGGGGGACCATAAACGTATCCTCCATCCCATGACTAATATTTTCTAATTGTGCATAGCTAGAAGTATTGAAATCAAATATCATTAGATACCACTGGAATATAATACTGGTTAAGAAGAAGAGAGGGCTGAAACAACTACAAAGAGTTAGGTGGACTCACTGGCACAAGCCGTTCTATTCCTATACTGGAACTCTTGAAATTAGAATgacatttaacaaaaaaaaaaatcaaaactctaTAAACAGAAGTTATGCCAGCATCATAACATGAGCTCAGGAGCGTTGTGTGACTCAAAGCAGTAAGGCTTACTAGTTTATTATTTGAACACACATTTCAGGCACTGTGTATCAGCTTGTTAGGAAATTGTTTAAATGCAATAAGGGCTTTTTTCCCTGCAAATGCACCAATAGTTGCTACAGACAGAACTGAAGTGCTGAGAACCAGCTTTAAAGCACCAGAACAGAAGTGTAATGGTTGTCTGCCCTGCCAGTAATGAGACTCACGCAGAGTCAGTGCCAATAACCCTTCAGtacagaaatacacaaaatcAGTTCTGACAAGTTTAACTGCAATCTTTCATTTGTGGCTTTCAAAGGACTGGAGCATGTGTTTTTGACCAACCAAAAACTTCCTGGTTCCCCTGCCCAAAAGCATGCTATATtcaggggagagaagggggcTCTTACATGACTAATCTGAATGTTCAGAAGTAACACGCTAAGTCATGCTTCCAACAGTAGTTGGGTTGGTTGGTGTGTGGATTTCCACAGACTTGTGTtgattccaaaaaaaaaaaatgcagcattggTGAGGTTGTTTCTAGCAGCCCAAGGAATTCTTGGGGAAATACTGCAGTTTGTTAACACTGACATGGACATTTCTTTTTGGCACATTCCCCCTTTGCCATATTTCAGGGAGCTGAAAATACTTCAGCGATCAAATACTTTCCTTCCATCACCATGAACAGTGACACCATACAGACAATGGAGGCATCCACAAAAACTAGAAAGTCACAAGATTTAGGATCATGTTAGGCAAGAAAATAAGTCACAGGCTAGCCCAATAACTTCCTATAAGGACAGGCTAATCCAAGGAGGGTAAAGCAAAGGAGGACTCCGTTGTAGATGGAATCCATTTTAAGAGGCCTCTTCTAAAGGTTAAGGTTTCCTTCCATGAAGGATCAAGGCAAAATGCAATTCAACCCTGAGCATACATGGCTGTTTTCTCCCCAGATATGGGGGTATGGGGGTGGGGCAGAAGCATGGGTAGGAATAGATAGCTTGGAAGACCGGAGGTGATGGGCATTAGAATGATTGATACAAATGGTTCCCAGGACCAGTCCCCCCCACAACCACTAGTGTCCTGTTTCTAAGAGACAGAGATACTGTGTTCAAAGCTATAACAGGGGCAAAGCATCCTTCTGGAGAAGGAAAACCATTTGAGCCAGGGATCTGGCAAAACTACTGAAGATTAAGGCAACAATTGGACAAATATCTCATGACCCTCTCCCATCAAATGCTGCTGGTAGCCAGGAAGACAGCTGCAGTCTTGTTTCTACATGACCCAGATACAAAAGTAGTTTTTGGTCCCCAGCTGCTAATCACTTTTTATGATTGTATCTGGTTTAAACAAAGACATCTGAGCTACAGTAGATCTATACACCATCATAAGGCACTGACAACTATGTGCTAAAAAGACTTCATAGAAAAAACTGAAATCCCATTCACATGACTGAAATATACTGGTTCAGCAAGAGAAAATATAGTTACAGGAATTTGTAGtcatttacatttctgcttacctcttttcattttcagtggtgACCCAGTAATGGAAGGCAGTGTTCTTTAGCTATCTCTGCCTCCATAGTTACATTCAAGTCAGACAAATGACAGTGAACAAAACCATTTACCCAGAGGAAAACGGGGAATTCAAGGCTCTGATATACCCCTCATTAGTGGAAATACTGCAAAGGCCTCCATGTGACTAGGAAATTCCAAGTTTcatcattaaataaaaagtaacacCAGCAGGAACGCCACAGATTCTGTTTGGTCTGCTTAAATTTAAAGGACAAAAGCTTTGGTCTTTTATAAAGAAAGTCCATATTCTACCTCCAaccctccttccttcttcccacaCTCCAGCCTCTCCTTCTATACTACATGATTCAGACCCTTAATGAAGTCAGAAATGGCCTCTAGGCTTAATAATGAAGCTTGTGCAAGTTAGTAGGAATGTCAAACTGTTAGCACTTTACTGTATGTAATTCAGTGAAAGTATCTGCTGGCCTCCCTACCCAATGGGAGAGGACAGCAACACAGCCATTTCAGTAAGCAATACAAAACTAAATGCAGTAAGACTTTACCCAGATTTCAGATTTGCCCCAATACAAGTTTGCTTTCCCAAGCCGCCCCAGGAAGGTGTTAGatgttgttctttcttctgtcgCTGAACTCCAGCATTTGCCCAAAACTCTATAAATAAGACCATGGTCACTCTTCTGTAGTGGTTCCAGCGCAGCACAATTACGAGTGAGTGATGGGAGAGGAtgggaaaggggagaagagaGTGCAGGGCAGCAGGTGCAGGGGAGAGTTTACATGGACTCAAACTCATCAATGCGCTGCTTGGTGTTGCCCTGCCGAATCTGACGAAGGGTCTTGTACTTGTCTCGGCCCAGACGCATATTTTCAGCGTGGATCATATCATTGGCTGTCTTCTTGGTTTCATCCCGAGCATTTGCTAGCTCTGAGGAAAGAGCCTTTGTGGAAAGGGAAACAGACAGCAATGGGTTAGCCATGCCAGAGACTCAAAGTTAGACAAGGAGTTTCCTTGCTGATCCTTCTAAACAGGAAACAGATGAGCCCAACTGCATACAGTCCTGGGCAACCTTGTCtagctgaccctgcttgagTGAGGCAGTGGAACTAGAGGATCtcaagaggtcccttccaacccaaacatTACTGTGGAAgttgttaatatttttccctAACATTGGAAGGTAGAAAATTTGGGGCACTTCCACCTTACTTATCTTTGTCTAGCACAGTAACAAAGACAGCCATCAGtttatttcagaagaagaaTGAGAAAGTCCAGTGGAGAAATCCCTAAAGACTTCAGGAGCATTTTGCAGAAATGAAGCAGTTTCAACCTTCTACCATAGAAGAAACTTGCTGTAGATGAAAAAGGGCGTATCTCTATCACTATCACTCTGCCTGTGCATAACCATCACAGCATGATACAGAACAAAATCTGCTGCAAGCCAGGCAGCTAGAAGGcagtgtggagaaaaaaaaaggagaaaaccaacaaaaaaaacaccttgtaaGCATCAACACTGGAACACTGGCATTCCCATTCCTTACAAGGAGGAGGTGCAGCATTGCTTCCCCCATGCTGAGCCCTAGTGAACTGCTTTCAGGATTTTGCAGTGAAACCCATTCAGACAAGAAAGACAGCCAGCTTCGTGATAAGAACTTGACCAAGTCCTCTGATACTTTGCAGCCAGGGCTATGAACAGCTGTCAGATGGCTGGCAAAACTTACACAAGCACAATACATCCAACAGATATTGCTTCTTGGCACTGTTTGAAAACACTTGCTGTTTCAAATGAAACAGACATCAAGTGTCAGGAAACAAGCTATGCCCCCTCCTCAGTGGTAAAGTAAGCAGCTATCTGATAAGATAACAATCATCTTACCTCAtccacctcccacccccctccctttttttttccttccttttgagGAATAGCACTAAAACCTTCCAGATGTATTAATGGCAAGAACAGAAGCAACACCCAGGCACACACTCACTCTCCTGCCAGCTTCTTACCTTCAGGTGTTTCTGGACCCGTTCATTCTTCTCTGCTTCAGTGGTACGCTGCTCCTCACTGCGGTCCTTGATGGTGGCCTCTGATCGTAGCTCAGCACTGGCTTCTGCTGCATTCTCATCCTGTTCATCATCATGCTCATTCTCAGACTGCATGGGTTCGGTGACATGAGGGGTGCTCATAGCAGTCTTCAGTTCCTCTTTGGTCTTTTCTAGGTCCTCCTGCACCATTTGTGCCTGCAGTAAGACATGCCACAGTGAGTTAGTGAATGCAATCCGGAGCGTGAGGGACTTCTCACACAAGTTCACAGAAGCACTACTTAGTGCTTATTATATCAAACCTTGCAGCTCTTGCACACATAAACGGTACTTTCCAAAGCTACCCAGACACAATCACTTGCAAAGTTTTCTGCTGGCTAGCACGTCAGAGATTTGAGAAATGCTTATAACTCATGGAAAATTAGATACAGATTTAATCAGTCAAATTGTTTCTAGATATGGGTCACTCATTCAacttaaaaaagcaaagctagATATCCACAACAGCCTCAAGCTTGCAGACAATCAGTCTAGTATGGTACCTAATGCAGTAGTTTAggtcacaaaacaaaacaaagattaacCCCACAAAAAGTACTGCTGTTTGTTCACATTCTGCTTTACCTTCTGTTGCCACTCCTGGGCCTCACTCTCTTTCTTCTGCCtagccagctccagctgtgtGATCCTAGCTGTGAGTTCAGCCATCTCAGCAGCCTGCAAAGGAAAGACTTTCAGTGGGGACAAAACACATACACTTGCTAAatgaagcattaaaaaacaGTATCTCTCTAATATCGTTTTGTTAAGGAGAACATCTTTATATATACTTCAGTCCCACTGATAACTACAggattaaagggaaaaggaagtttaaaaaagttttgggttttgttgtgtttttggtttttccTCCAAACAGAACTGGAGAACTCACTTCTTTGAATCCAAGCCAGGGGAAGCAATTAGTGAGTTCTACATGCTGTTCTCAGCATCACATACTGTTGTAAGCGAAAAGCACAACAATCCAAACCCACTGTACAAAGAGATGTAAACACCTGTATTCAGATATAAATCCATCTACTTGAGGATAAAAATTAAGGAACCATACTATTCTTCCTTACTATGTTCATAGCCTGGTTTGTTCTATGAGTTTGAACCCCTATGTTGTCACTATCTGCCCTACTCAATTTTCAGCTCACCCACTTACCAGCTGTTCCTGGGTCTTTTGTTGATCATGGGACGCTTTCAGCAGGGCCTCCTTTGCCTCTTCTGCTTCTCTACGTTCTTTAGCcagtttttctgcttcctcttgAGCTcgttttctttcctgttccaGCTCCATGGCTCTGCGCGTTTGTTCTTCCAGTTCTGAAAGAAGAGCATAGTACATTGAAGAGAGATCAAGTAAAGAATggcagcagaagaggaaagTGTTCCTATCTCTACCTTCTAGATGAGACCTTTCCTTTAGAGAGACAAGAAGGATGCAAGAAACTGtcccctttcttctccttcatatTGTAAATGGAAGCTGGAAGACCACGAGTCAGGCCTGTTCCAAACCAGCAGATTACTTACCTCATTGATTTGTAGGGAAGTACCTATCCCAAAATGATGTCCTTAAAGACAGAGAAGCATACAGCACTTTGATTGGGCAACACGGCGTGGCCAACATTACTATGCAACTAGACCATAAGAACCAGAGCACTGGCTGGTGGGACCCCTGCTAcgctttttctccttcctctacAGGTGTGCTGAGATAAAGCTTCCAGCCATTAAATGAACAACTGCAACATAGATTGGCTGACGGAGAGGCAGCTTAGCTGCCACCCACATCTTTAACACAAGCCATACTTCAGCAGGTGCAGTTAGAGAAGTTATATTCAGCTTCAGAAGGCTAAACTTGGGCCCTACCACTCCAATTTGGACACAGAGTCTGAATGGCTCAGAGATGCTTTTAGTTTTACTCTTCGAAACCTTCTCACTCAGATTGTGCATCTAAATAGAATACTGGAGCATTTCATCTTACCTTGCTGGGCTTTCTTGGTTTGCTCCTCAATTTGCTTGAGTCTCTCCATTAGTTCCTCCTTTTCACGTTCaatcttctccttctccttttctgccaactccctcttcttcttctcaTTCTCAAGGAGGGCTCTGATGATGGGAAAAATCATAATACAATTTGCAATTAATAGATATCCAGTCTGGAGTGCTTCCTAGTGAAGCTATAAGCACACAAGAGATGTGCACTAGATCACTCAGCTGATGAGCTTTACTCCAGCTGTATCCTTttaaactgaagcaaagaaagaaaaagctgtgtcAGCATTCACCTCAGTGGGAAGTTCTCAATAGCAATGATACTAAGAGAAAGCTCTTTATATCAAGATCCGGATTAGTCCTTTCAAATAGACAGACATAATTTTAACTCCAAGAAAGTGTTAGTGGGTCACACTTGTGATGAATGCTATTTCCATCCTCCCATTAAATCtactgaagcagaaagaaatttgCCCTGTTTTTGGCTCAAGAAGATTAATGTGCTGCCAGCAATTTATCTAGCACATGGTACTATTATGCCGTGACCAACCAAGTCCAGGTTACTCAGAAGCCTACACCAACCTCTCCATCTGTTTCTGATGCTTCTCTTCCCGGGCCTGTGCTTTCATCTGCTGCACCTCAATGGTATCTGGTTTACGTCTGCGCATGTAGAGCTCATGGTTCCCCATGCAAAGTGCCAAGATTCGTTTGTTAATCCGTAACCGAGGGGCGTAGAATACAAAGTCCTTGGGACAAGGAAAAGGCAACATTATACTTGTTCCTTTAGCATAATAACTCCCTGAGTATGCAATATGCTCCAAGACCCTAAGCTTTCTAGAACTGCTAGCCAGCTTTTCTGCTCACTCCTGAAAGAGTGAACTAGATGCTGAATTTCAACCTGATAAACACAGGGCAGAAGTGCCCAACTCCTCCTTGCAGTGGGCTCAGTGTCACTGTAAAGCATTTCTAGTACACGGAGTGCAGAGCGACTTGCTCCATTGTTTCATTGCAAACACAATCAGGAGTTAGTTCACCAGGCATATTGAGACTATACCTTCTCCCATCTTTCTTCCCACTTAGCTCTTTAATATAATAGTCTGGCCATCCACATCAAGCATAATGCTTTGTCTTATGTTAGAAAGGGTGTCAAACATTACGCCCTGcagataaataattttgttctgttaaaACAGAGCAACAGCAGTGGGAAAATGCTTCCAAACAGCTGTGAAACaagaacagccaaaaaaaaaacagaaggtatCAGCTCACGCAAAGTTAATAAGCCCTAAAGATCAAACCAAGCTGAATTACGTTCATTAaaaatttctaagaaaaaatgcTCCCAGTGAACCCTACCAAACAACCTGAATCTTCAGCTTCAAATAAGGTGGAAAACTGTGAAAGACATTCCACCCTACTAAAGCCAACATGATGCAACAGAAGCTTTCAAGGTTAACATGGGTAGCTCAGACCAGTAATTGTATCAGAAAATTGGTATGGTCTTAGGAGAACCAGCAACCCTAAGCTGAAAGCCTCTCTTTCCCACTGACTTCATACAGCATAAGGTTACAAGGGAAGAAATTTGTTCAGTGTGGCCAGAACCAAGCTCCATCTATCCCCTTACTGCTATTAGATCCATTCTGGGCATACTGCCCCAAACATATCAGGTAGTAGAGCACTGCTTAAGTCAATGATGACATTACTGATAACAAGATAAtgtacaattaaataaaaaaacacacagcaagaaaaaaaaaaactagcaatCAACTGATCATTCAGCTaagaagaaactgaaagttTAAAAACTTCAATTTGAATGCTGCTTCTTACCGGCGCTTTCTTGTCAATAGGCTTGATAACAAACTTCTTGTCATTGAATGAGATGTTTCTGATCTCGCTCCAAGGGAATCCAATTTTTGGTGTTAGCCTACAGAAATAGAAAGCAAAGGAGATGAAAGTCTCAAGTCATTCCAAATTCTTGACCTACaataaaaagcttaaaattCTGCCAAACCTGCCCTCATATTTCAGTATTCTTAGGTTGACTCgaataagcaaacaaaattagaaTCATTTAAATGAACTACAAGCACAGAGAGTAGTTTtacacttatttatttaatgaaaacataacTGAAGAATTCATCTGCATCATGAAGACTAAGGATGCAAGTAAAACTAGCTTGATAACATTTGACAATGTATTATGTTTTCTGGTCCAAAGCACTATGTTTTAGGGAGCATTCTGGCAGCATCAAAAATACAGCCAAGAATGATACAGAAGTAGTAGAGTTTAGTATAAGACCAGAATTCCAGAAAAGACTACCTTTAGTAGAAACGAGTAGAGTGCAATGATGGGTGAGGGGTTAATTACCTGTCATTCTGCTCATAAATGTTGAGTCCAAGAGCATCTACACCTAGCCAGAGTTCAGAGCCCTTTTTGTTCTTAATGTTGAAGTAGTTCACACCATACATTTCCAGATCCTGTGCAATCTTCAGGTACTCCAAAACAGCATCTTCTCTGCAgcatgcaaaaagaaagcagatatCCCTTTTGAGTCAACATTAGATCAAGAAGGTGCTGGGCACTGTCTTCCTACACTGCTAGAGCAGCAATAAGCTGGCAAAGACTCCAAGAACCATTCTTGAAGACAATAGCAAACAAAATCTGcaagcttgtttttttgttgttcttgttttgtttgtttgttttttacattaatGACAAACAGCTGGGCCTAGTTACTCCCAGTGGAATAATCTGAAGAACGCGAACTCATCCTGGAGTAAGTCACAGATTTTTATACGACTTCATACTTCACACGCTAGCATATATCACAATACCTTAAATACAGTAGTTCCACATGCATCAGTTACCTAATCATTCCTCGATGTTCCTCATGCCACACCTGGATCCTCTCTTCCCACTGGTCTTTGTTAAGCTTATGCTGCTCCAGAACTCTAGAAAGAACACATTGGATGATTTAGACCAGCCACTGCATTTATGCTGACACAGTCACATCACTTCAGAACACCACATTATTAAATACACTGTGGGCATCAGTTTCCCCACAAAAATGTTCCAAGAAATAGGAGTTCTATAATAAGGCTAGGTAGGGACACACTAGTCAGTATCCAAGACTTCTGACAAATGACAAGCTATGTTCACCTTGTaccataatatttttgtttgtttgttttggagctTCTCCCACTACTTCTAATCAGAGTTTCTTCAGTAGCAATAGGACCTTTAAGATTAAAGCTCTTAAAGAGCTCTCATCCTCAGAGAGGCACCATACTACTTTATTCTGAAAAGTGCAGTCAAGACCACAAAAAAACTACAAACCTTTTAAGGCAAAGAAAAACTAAGACTGGCTAAGTTCACTTACCTCTGTGGAAGCAGTTTGTCACTAGCAAGGTAGCCAGACTTATGAACCTCTTTGTTGAAGTCTCCATATTTTGACTGGACAGCATAGGAAGCCAGCAGGACAGCTGTTTCTGGAGGACAATAAATGTCATCGTTCAGAATTGCTTCCTTTACTTGGAGGAAGAATAGGCGCTGTGTGATGTCCTGGATCAGCTCTTCTGCCACATCCTCTGGGTAGAACTTGGCTCGGAATTTGAAAAGCAGAGGGCTTTCTTTGCGTACATCTTGTGCTGTTACCTGGAGCAACAAAGTTATTCTGTTTTATAGCCCACACACCAAGTGAAGATGATCAGGTTTATGGACAGGAAGAGAAGACAAGCATGCATTTGAAAAAATTTCTCCTTTCCAACACAGTAGTGAATGGGCAAGTATTCACATGAGCATCATATTAACAACTCTTGGGGTGGGTAACAGATTTTCCAGGGTGGGGAAGATGGACTGAAGGAAGGTGGTACCAACTTGCTATAATTTCAGGTGTTTATAGAAGAACAGATCCCTGATCAAAGTACAGAGACTGAATCTCCAACAAAAGGGACCCAAGGATAAATGAGAGGTTGAAGCAAacatacctttttatttaatttcagccATGTTGAGAAACCTTTTGTGTCCTGATACTGGAGTCCAAAAAACCAGACCTCTCTTAGACCAATTGTCTTGACAACCTGGAAGAAAGATAATTATTAGGAATCCCAGTCAGACAGGCTGATCTCACTGGTGGTGGAGAACCTGTCAGAGGTAAGAACATACAAGCACAGAGACGACCAGGGCCATAGCATTCTGACACCCCTGCTACTTTTCACAAACATAGATGATAGGGCATCAGAGGAGGCCCCCATGGGAAATATATTCATCCCTCTCCCTCCTATCTTTAAGGTTTGTTGCTGCataaaaacagcagctgggacagtgTATTGTTTAGCCATTTATAAGCCAATCTGTTGCATTGCATTTTAGCTATACAAAACTGACAGGTGTAATAACTTTAAGAGCTTCTACAGGAATTAACTACACTGATACAGGAGCTCTCTCCTTAGTCATGTCTCTAGCCCACCGTAAGTGGTGCATAAATGAGAGTTAAAAGTGTTTACAGACATACTGTAACAGGAGACAAAAACCTcagggggggggagggagtggGGGCAAGACTACTGCAGTATTATGCTGGTATAAAGGAGGGGGGAAGTTTCTTGGCAGAGCCTGTTCACTAGCATGGGGCCACCACTTTGTACTCTGTCAAGTCTGGGACCCGCCTGCCATGGGGTTCAGCAAGTcaagggaggttcaggctggacatcaggaagaggttctccACCGAGAGGgttgttgcacactggaacaggctccccagggaagcagtcactgcaccaagcctgtcggagtttaagaagtgtttggactgtgcacttggtcacatggtctgaatttttgggcagacctgtggtgccaggagttggactcgatgatctttgtgggtccaTTCcgactcaggatattctatgattctaaatctAGAAACTGAAGTTCATCTACATCCTTCCTGACCTCCCCTCCCCAGTTGTTCTTATACCTGTGAACGAGGCACTTACCTGTAACCTCCAATGCTAGACaatggaggaagaagaagacaGTTGGCTTTAGGTCTACACTGTACCTGGAGAACTGCTTTTAACACAGCTCTCACCCCTTGTGCTCCCTCACAGCTTCCCTCCTTCAGAGTGCAATGATTTGACAAATAGCTGAGGTAGATTTAGCACTGCATTGTCCCATGTTCTATATGATCTCTCCCCAACCCCCTACTTTCTTTTAAGTTGATTCCACGCTGATTCTGATTCCTAAGGATGCACTCTATTTCCTTCTAATGTGGTCTCCAGATTTGTTGATATACAACATTAAGGTCACAGGTTCCCTGCAAACACATTACTAACTAGTTAGATTACTTAGGGCTTGGA belongs to Anas acuta chromosome 13, bAnaAcu1.1, whole genome shotgun sequence and includes:
- the MSN gene encoding moesin; the protein is MPKTISVRVTTMDAELEFAIQPNTTGKQLFDQVVKTIGLREVWFFGLQYQDTKGFSTWLKLNKKVTAQDVRKESPLLFKFRAKFYPEDVAEELIQDITQRLFFLQVKEAILNDDIYCPPETAVLLASYAVQSKYGDFNKEVHKSGYLASDKLLPQRVLEQHKLNKDQWEERIQVWHEEHRGMIREDAVLEYLKIAQDLEMYGVNYFNIKNKKGSELWLGVDALGLNIYEQNDRLTPKIGFPWSEIRNISFNDKKFVIKPIDKKAPDFVFYAPRLRINKRILALCMGNHELYMRRRKPDTIEVQQMKAQAREEKHQKQMERALLENEKKKRELAEKEKEKIEREKEELMERLKQIEEQTKKAQQELEEQTRRAMELEQERKRAQEEAEKLAKERREAEEAKEALLKASHDQQKTQEQLAAEMAELTARITQLELARQKKESEAQEWQQKAQMVQEDLEKTKEELKTAMSTPHVTEPMQSENEHDDEQDENAAEASAELRSEATIKDRSEEQRTTEAEKNERVQKHLKALSSELANARDETKKTANDMIHAENMRLGRDKYKTLRQIRQGNTKQRIDEFESM